A stretch of Synechococcus sp. MIT S9220 DNA encodes these proteins:
- the ilvA gene encoding threonine ammonia-lyase, biosynthetic, whose protein sequence is MDDYLQRILRARVYDVARESPLESATNLSRRLNNHVWLKREDLQPVFSFKLRGAYNRMAQLSDDERSRGVIASSAGNHAQGVALSAAHLKCRAVIVMPITTPSVKVEAVRQLGGEVILHGETYDEAYAEARRRSEQEGLCFIHPFDDPEVIAGQGTVGMEILRQSQQPPDAIYVAIGGGGLIGGVAAYVKSLWPDIEVIGVEPHDAAAMTLSLEAGERIRLPQVGLFADGVAVREVGEHTFRLAQKYVDAIVTVSTDEICASIKDVFEDTRSILEPAGALAVAGLKADVSRRQLKNKQLVAIACGANMNFNRLRFVAERAELGEEREAMLAVQIPEQPGSLRKLSELLQKRSLTEFSYRMGAGDQAHIFMGIQVKDVQDRSDLLASLRSNGYECLDLSDDELAKVHLRHMVGGRLPQKSEEPTQELLYRFEFPERPGALMRFVNALHSNWSISIFHYRNHGADVGRIVVGVLVSPNDLESWQAVLKDLGYPSWEETSNPAYRIFLGP, encoded by the coding sequence ATGGATGATTACCTGCAGAGGATCCTGCGCGCGAGGGTTTACGACGTCGCCCGCGAAAGCCCGCTTGAGTCAGCGACGAATCTCAGCCGCCGTTTGAACAATCACGTCTGGCTCAAACGTGAGGATCTACAACCAGTCTTTTCCTTCAAACTGCGCGGTGCTTACAACCGCATGGCTCAGCTGTCGGACGATGAACGTTCACGCGGTGTGATCGCCTCGAGCGCGGGTAACCATGCCCAGGGCGTTGCACTCAGCGCAGCCCATCTGAAATGCAGAGCAGTGATCGTGATGCCGATCACCACACCAAGCGTGAAGGTGGAAGCGGTTCGTCAGCTTGGCGGCGAGGTGATCCTTCACGGAGAGACCTATGACGAGGCCTATGCGGAGGCCCGAAGACGTAGTGAACAGGAAGGCCTCTGTTTCATCCATCCTTTCGATGATCCGGAGGTGATCGCTGGCCAGGGAACCGTGGGAATGGAAATCCTGCGCCAGAGCCAACAACCGCCAGATGCGATTTATGTGGCCATTGGTGGTGGTGGCCTGATTGGTGGGGTGGCCGCTTACGTCAAGAGCCTCTGGCCTGACATCGAAGTAATTGGCGTTGAACCCCATGACGCTGCTGCGATGACCCTGTCACTTGAGGCCGGTGAAAGAATCCGCCTGCCTCAAGTGGGATTGTTCGCGGATGGAGTGGCTGTGCGTGAGGTGGGAGAACACACCTTTCGACTTGCTCAGAAGTATGTGGATGCCATCGTCACGGTGAGTACCGATGAGATCTGCGCATCCATTAAGGATGTCTTTGAAGACACCCGATCCATCCTTGAACCGGCCGGTGCACTTGCTGTTGCAGGTCTGAAGGCCGATGTCTCCAGGCGCCAATTAAAAAATAAGCAGCTAGTGGCGATCGCCTGCGGCGCCAACATGAATTTCAACCGACTGCGCTTTGTTGCGGAACGGGCCGAGCTTGGTGAAGAGCGTGAGGCGATGCTTGCCGTGCAAATTCCGGAACAGCCCGGCAGCCTGCGCAAGCTGTCTGAACTCCTTCAGAAGCGCAGCCTCACAGAATTCAGCTATCGGATGGGCGCTGGTGATCAGGCCCACATTTTCATGGGGATTCAGGTCAAGGATGTCCAGGACCGATCGGATCTACTGGCCTCCCTGCGCAGCAATGGATATGAGTGCCTGGATCTCAGCGACGACGAACTGGCCAAGGTTCATCTGCGTCACATGGTGGGAGGTCGTTTGCCGCAGAAGTCGGAGGAGCCAACTCAGGAGCTGCTGTACCGCTTTGAGTTCCCGGAACGGCCAGGTGCGCTGATGCGGTTTGTTAATGCGCTCCATTCCAATTGGAGCATCAGCATCTTTCACTATCGAAATCATGGTGCCGATGTCGGTCGGATCGTCGTGGGCGTTCTGGTCAGCCCCAACGATCTCGAGTCATGGCAGGCGGTCCTCAAAGACCTTGGCTATCCAAGCTGGGAAGAGACATCCAACCCCGCCTACCGGATTTTTCTGGGTCCCTGA
- a CDS encoding nucleoside triphosphate pyrophosphohydrolase family protein, producing MLLNDYQQQSRQTARYPDAGNNLIYPTLGLTGEAGEVADKVKKLIRDRGGVVDERFTQDVALELGDVLWYVAQLATELGLSLEEVASANLSKLKSRSQRGTLQGEGDHR from the coding sequence GTGCTCCTCAACGACTACCAACAACAATCACGCCAGACGGCCCGATACCCGGATGCCGGCAACAATCTCATTTATCCAACTCTGGGCCTGACAGGCGAGGCCGGTGAGGTCGCCGACAAAGTGAAGAAACTGATTCGGGATCGTGGGGGCGTTGTGGATGAGCGCTTCACCCAGGATGTGGCCCTGGAACTGGGGGATGTGCTCTGGTACGTGGCGCAACTGGCCACAGAACTTGGTCTCAGCCTTGAGGAGGTGGCGTCAGCCAACCTCAGCAAACTTAAAAGCAGGTCTCAACGTGGAACGCTCCAAGGAGAGGGTGATCACCGCTGA
- the dxs gene encoding 1-deoxy-D-xylulose-5-phosphate synthase translates to MHLSDLSHPNQLHGLSVEELEDVAAQIRQRHLEVVSNSGGHLGPGLGVVELTLALYQTLDLDRDRVVWDVGHQAYPHKLITGRYADFDSLRQKGGVAGYLKRCESTFDHFGAGHASTSISAALGMAMARDRLGQDHKCVAVIGDGALTGGMALEAINHAGHMPNTPLLVVLNDNDMSISPPVGALSSHLNRMRLSPPMQFLSGSVEESMRHLPFMGGDLPAELNRLKGSMRRLAVPKVGAVFEELGFTYMGPVDGHDIAEMMRTFQEAHRVGGPVLVHVLTTKGKGYPYAEADQVGYHAQSAFDLNTGKARPSKTPKPPSYSKVFGQTLVKICEQNPRVVGITAAMATGTGLDLLQKALPDQYIDVGIAEQHAVTLAAGMASDGLRPVVAIYSTFLQRAFDQLIHDVGIQKLPVTFVLDRAGVVGADGPTHQGQYDISYMRSIPNFTVMAPKDEAELQRMLVSSLKHDGPCAIRIPRGPGEGVPLMEEGWEPLPIGCGEVLRSGDDLVIVAYGAMNAKAMATAEILAAQGIQATVVNARFLRPLDTALLHPLVQRIGRVVTMEEGSLEGGFGSAVIESLQDSGLHLPVMRLGIPDVLVDHATPQQSFESLGLLPDQMAERIRDRFNFITNKVQTSSETGVEVPSVRS, encoded by the coding sequence ATGCACCTGAGCGATCTATCGCATCCCAATCAGCTGCATGGTCTATCCGTGGAAGAGCTTGAAGATGTCGCGGCCCAGATTCGACAGCGCCATCTGGAAGTGGTGTCCAATAGCGGTGGTCATCTCGGCCCAGGTCTAGGTGTTGTTGAGCTCACACTCGCGCTCTATCAAACTCTTGATCTGGACCGTGATCGCGTGGTCTGGGATGTTGGCCATCAGGCCTATCCGCACAAGCTGATCACAGGTCGCTACGCCGATTTCGATTCACTCAGACAAAAAGGCGGCGTTGCTGGATATCTCAAACGTTGTGAGAGCACATTCGATCATTTCGGTGCTGGTCACGCCAGTACGTCTATCTCAGCCGCACTGGGCATGGCCATGGCCCGTGACCGCCTTGGCCAGGACCACAAATGTGTTGCGGTCATTGGGGATGGAGCACTCACTGGCGGAATGGCCCTCGAGGCCATCAACCATGCGGGACACATGCCCAACACACCGTTGCTGGTGGTGCTCAATGACAATGACATGTCTATTTCGCCGCCGGTCGGGGCGCTCTCAAGTCATCTGAATCGGATGAGGCTCAGCCCTCCGATGCAGTTTTTGTCAGGCAGTGTGGAAGAAAGCATGCGTCACCTCCCTTTCATGGGTGGTGATCTTCCCGCTGAACTCAACCGACTCAAGGGCAGCATGCGTCGTCTGGCGGTGCCCAAGGTTGGTGCTGTGTTTGAAGAACTTGGCTTCACTTACATGGGGCCCGTCGACGGCCACGACATCGCCGAGATGATGAGAACGTTCCAGGAAGCTCACCGTGTGGGTGGTCCGGTGCTGGTGCATGTGCTCACCACCAAGGGCAAGGGCTACCCCTACGCGGAGGCAGACCAGGTGGGATATCACGCCCAGTCGGCTTTTGACCTGAACACGGGTAAGGCCCGTCCGAGCAAAACTCCCAAACCGCCCAGCTATAGCAAGGTTTTCGGACAGACTCTGGTCAAGATCTGTGAGCAGAACCCCCGCGTTGTGGGAATCACAGCGGCAATGGCCACCGGCACTGGACTGGACCTGTTGCAGAAGGCTTTGCCTGATCAATACATCGACGTGGGCATTGCTGAGCAGCATGCAGTGACTCTGGCTGCAGGCATGGCATCGGATGGCCTTCGCCCCGTGGTCGCCATCTACAGCACTTTCCTTCAAAGGGCTTTCGACCAGTTGATTCACGATGTCGGGATTCAGAAACTGCCGGTCACATTCGTGCTTGATCGCGCTGGCGTCGTCGGCGCCGATGGCCCGACCCACCAGGGCCAGTACGACATCAGTTATATGCGCTCCATACCGAACTTCACGGTGATGGCGCCCAAGGATGAGGCTGAATTGCAACGCATGCTGGTCAGCTCCCTCAAACACGATGGACCTTGCGCAATTCGAATTCCGAGGGGTCCTGGTGAAGGTGTTCCCCTGATGGAAGAAGGATGGGAACCGCTTCCGATCGGTTGTGGTGAAGTTCTTCGGTCTGGCGATGATCTCGTGATCGTGGCCTATGGCGCCATGAATGCCAAAGCGATGGCAACCGCTGAAATCCTTGCTGCTCAGGGGATTCAAGCAACAGTCGTTAACGCTCGATTCCTCAGGCCTCTCGACACGGCACTGCTGCATCCATTGGTCCAGCGCATCGGTCGTGTCGTCACGATGGAAGAAGGGTCGTTAGAGGGTGGCTTCGGTTCCGCGGTGATTGAGTCCCTTCAGGACTCAGGTCTTCATTTGCCTGTCATGAGGCTGGGAATTCCAGATGTGCTGGTGGACCATGCCACGCCACAGCAGAGTTTCGAATCGCTTGGTTTGCTCCCAGATCAGATGGCTGAGAGAATTCGGGATCGATTCAACTTCATCACCAACAAGGTTCAGACCTCCTCTGAAACTGGCGTTGAAGTCCCTTCGGTTCGTAGCTGA
- the ftsH gene encoding ATP-dependent zinc metalloprotease FtsH, translating to MNQRWRQILLWGLPITVALLLALQFLGSGALSNLKPGGPTEAPRNTAVARMSYGRFLDYVEAGRVTSVDIYDGGRDAVVEAVDPDLDNRVQRLRVDLPGLAPELINTLKAEGISFDVHPPKTAPPALGILGNLLFPLLLIGSLIFLARRGNNMPGGPGQAMQFGKTKARFAMEAETGVMFDDVAGVNEAKQDLEEVVTFLKQPEKFTSVGAQIPKGVLLVGPPGTGKTLLAKAIAGEAGVPFFSLSGSEFVEMFVGVGASRVRDLFKRAKENSPCLIFIDEIDAVGRQRGAGIGGGNDEREQTLNQLLTEMDGFEGNSGIIIIAATNRPDVLDSALMRPGRFDRQVTVDAPDIKGRLSILKVHSRNKKLAEDLSLESIARRTPGFTGADLANLLNEAAILTARRRKETISLAEIDDAVDRIIAGLEGHPLTDGRSKRLIAYHEVGHALVGSLVKDHDPVQKVTLIPRGQAQGLTWFSPDEEQMLVSRSQLKARIMGALGGRAAEDVVFGYAEVTTGAGGDIQMVASIARQMVTRYGMSGLGQMSTEGGSQEVFIGRDLMTRSDTSEGTSKQIDEQVRGIVMQCYEETLSLVQGQREAMDRLVELLIEKETMDGDEFREVLANYTSIPEKERFSPILN from the coding sequence ATGAATCAGCGCTGGCGGCAGATCCTTCTCTGGGGACTTCCCATCACTGTTGCTCTGCTGCTGGCATTGCAATTCCTCGGCAGCGGAGCGCTGAGCAACCTGAAGCCAGGTGGCCCAACTGAGGCTCCACGCAACACTGCAGTTGCCAGGATGAGCTATGGCCGCTTCCTCGATTACGTGGAAGCCGGGCGCGTCACATCCGTCGACATTTATGACGGTGGTCGTGATGCGGTGGTTGAGGCGGTTGATCCGGATCTGGATAACCGTGTTCAGCGTCTGCGAGTTGACCTCCCTGGTTTGGCACCGGAGTTGATCAACACCCTCAAGGCTGAGGGCATCAGCTTCGACGTTCATCCACCGAAGACGGCACCCCCTGCTCTTGGCATCCTCGGCAACCTGCTGTTCCCATTGCTGCTAATCGGTTCCCTGATTTTCTTGGCACGTCGCGGCAACAACATGCCTGGTGGCCCTGGCCAGGCCATGCAATTCGGGAAAACCAAAGCCCGCTTTGCGATGGAAGCTGAAACAGGCGTGATGTTCGACGACGTCGCAGGCGTCAACGAAGCCAAGCAAGATCTTGAAGAGGTGGTGACATTCCTGAAGCAGCCTGAAAAGTTCACGTCCGTTGGAGCTCAGATCCCCAAAGGTGTTTTGTTGGTGGGCCCTCCTGGCACAGGTAAAACATTGCTTGCGAAGGCCATTGCTGGCGAGGCAGGTGTTCCCTTCTTCTCTCTGTCAGGCTCTGAATTCGTGGAGATGTTTGTTGGTGTTGGAGCCAGCAGAGTTCGAGATCTGTTCAAGCGCGCCAAAGAGAACAGTCCATGTCTGATCTTCATCGACGAGATCGATGCGGTGGGACGTCAGCGTGGTGCTGGTATCGGTGGTGGAAACGATGAACGTGAGCAAACACTGAACCAGCTGCTCACAGAGATGGATGGTTTCGAAGGAAACAGCGGAATCATCATCATCGCGGCAACCAACCGCCCTGATGTGCTCGACTCAGCGTTGATGCGTCCTGGCCGTTTCGACCGTCAGGTCACCGTCGACGCCCCTGACATCAAGGGTCGTTTGTCCATTCTCAAGGTTCATTCACGCAATAAGAAACTCGCTGAAGACCTATCTCTTGAAAGCATTGCCCGCAGGACTCCTGGTTTCACGGGTGCAGACCTGGCCAACCTTCTGAACGAAGCGGCGATCCTTACGGCCCGTCGCCGCAAGGAAACCATCAGCCTTGCTGAAATTGATGATGCCGTTGACCGCATCATCGCGGGATTGGAAGGTCACCCGCTGACCGACGGACGCAGCAAGCGTCTGATCGCTTATCACGAGGTTGGACACGCTCTGGTCGGCAGCCTCGTGAAGGACCACGATCCAGTCCAGAAAGTCACCCTGATTCCGAGAGGACAAGCACAGGGACTGACCTGGTTCTCTCCTGATGAAGAGCAGATGCTCGTCTCCCGTTCTCAGCTCAAAGCACGGATCATGGGAGCCCTTGGAGGTCGAGCTGCTGAAGACGTGGTGTTCGGATATGCCGAAGTCACCACGGGTGCTGGCGGAGACATCCAGATGGTTGCTTCAATCGCTCGCCAAATGGTGACGCGTTATGGAATGAGCGGTCTAGGTCAGATGTCCACCGAAGGAGGAAGCCAGGAAGTGTTCATCGGCAGAGATCTGATGACGCGTAGCGACACCTCTGAAGGCACGTCAAAGCAAATCGATGAACAGGTTCGCGGCATCGTGATGCAGTGCTACGAAGAAACCCTGAGTCTTGTTCAGGGTCAGCGCGAAGCGATGGATCGACTCGTTGAATTGCTGATTGAAAAAGAGACCATGGATGGTGATGAGTTTCGCGAAGTTCTCGCTAATTACACCTCAATCCCAGAGAAAGAACGCTTCTCTCCGATCCTGAACTAA
- a CDS encoding DUF3593 domain-containing protein, which produces MPDFDPSPLFALSLFPYLIFLYYLGQRRLLPALSRRGFQLTLLFVGITIAAAVIADLKFGTELVAIDPLHGGAEAFLTLSNAVIVAGLIGYQKVLR; this is translated from the coding sequence ATGCCTGACTTCGATCCATCACCGTTGTTCGCACTCTCTCTGTTTCCTTATCTGATTTTTCTGTATTACCTGGGTCAACGTCGGTTGCTTCCCGCCCTCAGCCGTCGTGGCTTTCAGCTCACACTGTTGTTTGTCGGAATCACCATTGCAGCAGCTGTGATCGCTGATCTGAAATTTGGAACTGAGCTGGTGGCGATCGATCCCCTGCATGGCGGAGCTGAAGCTTTCCTGACGCTCAGCAACGCCGTCATCGTGGCAGGCCTGATCGGGTATCAAAAAGTACTGCGATGA
- the psaK gene encoding photosystem I reaction center subunit PsaK, whose translation MLAPLLAIAPATLTWSPKVGLVMIVCNVIAIMIGKSVIKYPNEGAQLPNPAFFGGMSHASLLATTSLGHVIGMGAILGLATRGVL comes from the coding sequence ATGCTCGCTCCACTACTGGCCATTGCTCCCGCCACGCTGACTTGGTCTCCAAAGGTGGGGCTTGTGATGATCGTTTGCAACGTCATCGCCATCATGATCGGCAAATCAGTGATCAAGTACCCGAATGAGGGAGCTCAGTTGCCCAACCCGGCATTCTTTGGGGGCATGAGTCACGCTTCTCTGCTGGCCACAACAAGCCTTGGCCACGTCATTGGCATGGGTGCGATTCTCGGCCTGGCAACCCGTGGGGTTCTTTGA
- a CDS encoding DUF2499 domain-containing protein, translated as MHALSLGTWWIHWASVAEWLMAIVLIHQYKPDGQTASRQRIAWAMLPALVSAMAACTWHLYDNAEELRWLVTLQASFTLIGNAMLAWAAWSSKAPTSLEDQI; from the coding sequence ATGCACGCGCTATCTCTGGGGACGTGGTGGATTCACTGGGCCTCAGTGGCTGAATGGCTGATGGCCATCGTGCTGATTCATCAATACAAACCCGATGGGCAGACAGCCTCAAGGCAGCGGATCGCGTGGGCGATGCTTCCAGCTCTCGTCAGTGCAATGGCAGCGTGCACCTGGCATCTCTACGACAACGCTGAAGAATTGCGCTGGCTGGTCACGCTCCAGGCATCATTCACCCTGATCGGCAACGCCATGCTGGCCTGGGCCGCATGGTCGAGCAAAGCGCCAACAAGCTTGGAGGATCAGATCTGA
- the pyk gene encoding pyruvate kinase, producing the protein MAELDLTRRTKIVATIGPATESPERIRELVQAGATTFRLNFSHGDHSEHAARVATIRQVAHELGVHIGILQDLQGPKIRLGRFEEGPITLGKGDHFALTSKQVRCNQTVATVTYDRLAEEVTAGSRILLDDGRVEMKVDRVDEVDQTLHCIVTVGGVLSNNKGVNFPDVQLSVRALTTKDRQDLAFGLQQGVDWVALSFVRNPSDMQEIRELIRKHGFSTPVVAKIEKFEAIDQIDAILPLCDGVMVARGDLGVEMPAEEVPLLQKDLIHKANSLGIPIITATQMLDSMASSPRPTRAEVSDVANAILDGTDAVMLSNETAVGDFPVEAVETMATIARRIERDYPQRPIDSHLPSTIPNAISGAVSSIARQLNAAAILPLTKSGATAHNVSKFRPSTPILAVTSEVAVARKLQLVWGVTPLLIETQQSTTATFTLAMGVAQELGVLKDGDLCVQTAGTLAGVSGSTDLIKVGIVSAVLGRGTGFGSGSISGKVRIATCASDCAKLEPGEVLVATDTNADYLDAIRDAAAVITETPAESSHAAVIAQRLGIPVITGIANATRDLLEGEVVTLLVKEGAVHRGTGSNMAVKLDTML; encoded by the coding sequence ATGGCCGAGCTCGATCTGACACGCAGAACAAAGATCGTCGCCACGATCGGCCCAGCTACCGAGAGTCCCGAACGCATTCGGGAATTGGTTCAAGCAGGCGCTACAACATTCCGACTGAACTTCTCGCACGGAGACCACTCCGAGCACGCCGCCCGGGTCGCCACGATCCGTCAGGTGGCGCATGAGCTCGGTGTTCACATCGGAATCCTCCAAGACCTTCAAGGACCGAAGATTCGACTGGGTCGCTTCGAGGAAGGTCCCATCACTCTTGGAAAGGGCGATCACTTCGCTCTCACGTCCAAACAAGTTCGTTGCAATCAGACCGTTGCCACGGTCACCTACGACAGGCTGGCGGAGGAGGTCACAGCAGGCAGTCGCATCCTTCTCGACGATGGTCGGGTGGAGATGAAAGTCGACCGCGTGGATGAGGTTGACCAGACCCTTCACTGCATTGTCACGGTTGGCGGAGTGTTGTCCAACAACAAGGGAGTGAATTTCCCGGATGTTCAGCTGTCGGTGAGAGCACTCACCACCAAGGACCGACAGGATCTGGCATTCGGCCTGCAGCAGGGAGTCGACTGGGTCGCACTGAGTTTCGTCCGCAATCCCTCGGATATGCAGGAAATTCGTGAACTGATCAGGAAGCACGGCTTCTCGACCCCAGTGGTCGCGAAGATCGAGAAATTTGAAGCCATTGATCAGATCGACGCCATCCTTCCCCTGTGCGACGGCGTGATGGTGGCCAGAGGTGATCTCGGCGTCGAAATGCCGGCCGAAGAAGTGCCTCTGCTGCAGAAGGATCTGATCCACAAGGCCAACAGCCTGGGAATTCCGATCATCACGGCCACCCAGATGCTGGATTCGATGGCCTCAAGTCCTCGGCCAACACGCGCTGAGGTCAGCGATGTGGCGAACGCCATTCTTGATGGCACCGATGCAGTGATGCTCTCCAATGAGACTGCAGTGGGAGATTTTCCCGTCGAAGCGGTGGAGACAATGGCGACGATTGCCCGAAGAATTGAAAGGGACTATCCGCAACGCCCGATCGACTCGCATCTGCCAAGCACCATTCCCAATGCCATCAGTGGCGCAGTCAGCAGCATTGCCAGACAACTGAATGCAGCAGCAATTTTGCCGCTGACAAAAAGTGGTGCCACGGCCCACAACGTGAGCAAATTTCGGCCCTCCACGCCGATCCTCGCTGTGACATCTGAGGTGGCAGTAGCCAGAAAACTGCAGCTTGTCTGGGGCGTGACCCCATTGCTGATCGAAACTCAGCAGAGCACCACCGCAACCTTCACGCTCGCCATGGGAGTGGCACAGGAGCTCGGCGTTCTCAAGGACGGCGACCTCTGCGTTCAAACCGCTGGAACGCTGGCAGGTGTCAGCGGCTCCACTGATCTGATCAAGGTGGGCATCGTGAGTGCTGTACTGGGTCGTGGAACAGGCTTCGGCAGCGGATCCATCAGCGGGAAAGTGCGCATCGCAACCTGCGCCAGTGACTGCGCCAAGCTCGAACCCGGTGAGGTTCTCGTGGCAACCGACACGAATGCTGACTATCTCGATGCCATTAGAGACGCCGCAGCGGTGATTACCGAAACACCCGCAGAAAGCTCCCATGCAGCGGTGATTGCTCAGCGTCTAGGTATCCCTGTGATTACAGGAATTGCCAATGCCACCCGCGATCTGCTGGAGGGCGAGGTTGTCACTCTGCTGGTCAAGGAAGGTGCCGTTCATCGAGGAACCGGCAGCAACATGGCCGTGAAACTCGACACGATGCTCTGA
- a CDS encoding ABC transporter permease: protein MASNLPIAETVGMALNTLKANRLRSLLTMLGIVIGNASVITLVGVGRGAQNLAESQLSNLGANVLFVVPGSNDTRRQGVAFPRTLVLEDAQAIAQQVPSVKRVAPQINANEVVQSGARSSTAAIFGVTPEFLPVRSFEVGRGRFISNQDVQAARTVVVIGPDLRDKLFPGGGAIGSSLRIRDQSFSVIGVMAPKGAVFGSNQDENAYIPISTMVSRLTGRDPTYGVSLSFISAEARDENSTSAAKFQISNLLRQRHRILRDDDFAVRSQQDALTIVGTITGGLTLMLGAIGGVSLLVGGIGIMNIMLVSVSERTEEIGLRKALGARSSDVLRQFLVESLVLSSLGGVIGTAAGYGAIAAVAVLTPLPAAIGVPTVLLTVGLSGSIGLFFGVVPARRAARLDPITALRSL from the coding sequence ATGGCGAGCAATCTGCCCATCGCCGAAACCGTCGGCATGGCCCTCAACACCCTGAAGGCCAACAGGTTGCGCAGCCTGTTGACCATGCTCGGGATTGTGATCGGCAATGCGTCCGTGATCACGCTTGTTGGCGTTGGGCGTGGTGCCCAGAATCTCGCTGAAAGTCAGTTGAGCAACCTTGGAGCCAATGTGCTGTTCGTGGTTCCAGGCAGCAACGACACAAGGCGTCAGGGGGTGGCGTTCCCGCGCACTCTGGTGCTGGAGGATGCTCAGGCCATTGCTCAACAGGTCCCTAGCGTCAAGCGAGTGGCTCCTCAGATCAATGCCAACGAGGTGGTGCAGTCAGGGGCGAGAAGCAGTACTGCCGCCATTTTCGGTGTAACGCCGGAGTTCCTGCCTGTCAGAAGTTTTGAAGTGGGCCGGGGACGTTTTATTAGCAACCAGGACGTCCAGGCAGCACGAACCGTGGTGGTCATTGGTCCTGATCTGCGCGACAAGCTTTTTCCAGGCGGCGGAGCCATCGGTAGCTCTCTGCGCATCCGTGATCAGAGCTTCAGTGTGATCGGTGTGATGGCGCCGAAAGGAGCTGTGTTCGGGTCCAATCAGGATGAAAACGCTTACATCCCCATCAGCACCATGGTCAGCCGCCTGACAGGCCGCGACCCAACCTATGGAGTCAGCCTCAGTTTCATCAGTGCAGAGGCCAGGGATGAGAACAGCACAAGCGCGGCAAAATTCCAGATCTCTAATCTTCTGCGTCAAAGGCATCGCATTCTTCGGGATGACGATTTCGCCGTTCGCTCTCAGCAGGACGCACTGACAATTGTTGGCACCATCACCGGTGGACTGACCTTGATGCTTGGCGCCATCGGAGGGGTTTCGCTGCTCGTCGGCGGGATCGGCATCATGAACATCATGTTGGTCTCCGTGAGCGAGAGAACCGAGGAAATCGGCCTGCGCAAAGCACTCGGTGCACGCAGCTCGGATGTTCTGCGTCAGTTTCTGGTCGAATCTCTGGTGCTCTCCAGCCTGGGAGGGGTCATTGGAACGGCAGCCGGTTACGGGGCAATCGCAGCGGTGGCCGTGCTCACCCCGCTTCCCGCAGCCATCGGTGTGCCAACAGTGCTTCTGACAGTTGGTCTTTCAGGTTCGATTGGACTGTTTTTCGGTGTTGTGCCTGCACGACGTGCAGCTCGACTTGATCCGATTACGGCTTTACGCAGTCTTTAG
- the scpB gene encoding SMC-Scp complex subunit ScpB has translation MDQGSDQPRSHSAQDAALLVSLPARLEAILYLKGRPVSLQELSSLVGLSEAETEQGMLILIAGYAQRDTSLEINQSNGRYSLQLRPGLGELVRDLLPVNLSTATLRTLATVALKKRILQSDLVDLRGSGAYDHIKELVNQNFIERKRQSEGRSYWITLSEKFHRTFSVLPDLGGGSEPSQAA, from the coding sequence TTGGACCAGGGAAGCGATCAACCACGTAGTCACAGCGCCCAGGACGCTGCGTTGCTGGTATCACTCCCCGCTCGTCTTGAGGCGATCCTCTACCTGAAAGGGCGTCCAGTCTCGCTGCAGGAGCTCTCGTCCTTGGTTGGGCTCTCCGAAGCGGAGACCGAGCAGGGAATGCTGATCCTGATTGCTGGCTACGCGCAGCGAGACACCTCTCTGGAGATCAATCAGAGCAACGGTCGTTACAGCCTGCAGTTGCGTCCTGGTCTGGGTGAACTCGTGCGCGATCTGCTTCCCGTGAATCTTTCCACAGCCACGCTCAGAACCTTGGCCACGGTTGCACTCAAAAAAAGGATTCTCCAGTCGGATCTTGTGGATCTCAGAGGTTCAGGGGCCTACGACCACATCAAGGAACTGGTGAACCAGAACTTCATTGAACGCAAGCGTCAAAGTGAAGGGCGCTCCTACTGGATCACCCTCTCCGAGAAGTTCCACAGAACCTTCTCCGTCCTTCCAGACCTTGGCGGTGGCTCCGAACCATCCCAGGCTGCATAG
- a CDS encoding YggT family protein gives MATELVSTVLQVLAQTLQIYSLVLIVRVLLSWFPNLDWGNPVLSTVSSITDPYLNAFRGLIPPLGGLDLSAILAFIALSLMQQLLMSASFAFAGGFGMYG, from the coding sequence ATGGCCACCGAGCTTGTGTCCACAGTCCTTCAAGTGCTCGCCCAGACACTCCAGATCTATTCGCTGGTTTTAATCGTGCGGGTGCTTCTGAGCTGGTTCCCCAATCTCGACTGGGGAAATCCCGTGCTCAGCACTGTGAGTTCGATCACCGATCCCTACCTGAATGCCTTTCGCGGCTTGATCCCTCCACTTGGTGGACTGGATCTGTCGGCAATCCTGGCCTTCATTGCCCTGAGCCTGATGCAGCAGTTGCTGATGTCTGCCAGCTTTGCTTTCGCCGGCGGTTTCGGCATGTACGGCTGA